The window GGTGTTGGTGATGGCGGTTTGCGTATCGGCGACGCTGCCTTTCAACGGCGTCGGGGTCATCATCCCGTCCGCCGCCACATAAGCCATTTCGCTCTCCAACTGCGAGTGGAAGATGGGGTCGCGCCCGGCCAGCCCCATGGGCGACCAACGCCACTCCCCGTATTCGGAGACATTAAAGCCTTCGCCGTAATTAGGACCGGTCTGCAGAAACATGGTGACGCCATACGGCAAACCGCCCAGGCCGCCATGACAGCCCAGACAGTTACTGGAGGTGATGAAAGCTTCCGCGCCATCTGGACCGGGCACTACATGGTCCGCCCACTGCGACGGGAAAGGTCTCACCTTTAGGTAGACGCTGCGCGCCAACTCCGGAAACTGCTTCAGGAACGCGCTGTTCGGATTAGGCAGGGCTTCGTTCTTCATCGGCAGCGCGGATAGCTCCGCCTGCCCCATATGCTGACTGAGGAAGGCCTGCAGACCGGGTACTTCAGAGTCTTCCCAGGGGCGTTGCAATTCAGGAATTTCGAACACCGACTGGGCGTAGGGATCGTCTTTCAACAAAGACAGGGGATAACTGCTCAGATGATCGGGACTGCGCCAGGACGTATCGACAAAAAAGCGCAAGGGATATTCTTCCGGCAGGAAACCTTCAATATTGCGCAACGCGCTGAAGGTAAACATATTTTCCGCCGAACCATGGCAGCGCAGACAAGGCGCGCCGAAGCTGGAGTACGGCGCGTGGCTGTAGTTGTCCAACTGGCTGTCCACCGCTTCTGCAATGGTCTGCCCTTCTCCCGCCGCACTGGGCCCCGCCCAGAACCAGCCATCCTTGGAGCCGGCTTTATCACGCACCATCACCGACCAGGCGGTGAGCAACTTGCCGAGCATGGTTTCATACGCGTCGGGGTCGGCCTGGTATTTGGGGTCTTTGGCGAGATCCTGATAGAGCACGCCGGGCGCTGTGTACATCTCCTTGACGATCATGGCGCCGTCAGGGATATCGCCCTGACGGCCGTTCTCCAACCAACGCATGACCTCCGGTGAGTAGAAGATGCGCACGGCGGGATGGGTGCCGAAATACTCGTTGCGGATGAAGGGGCCGGTATCGCGCACGCCCTTGTCGCGCTTCCAGCCGAGCTTTTTGTAATCGAATTTCAGCAGCCAGGTGTAGAGGACTTTTTCATAGTCCCGCAAAGGCATGCTGGTGGGTAGCGGGAGATCGGCGGGTTGGCCGTCGGACTGACTGGCGGATTGCGACCTTGACGGGGAGTTGGCTCCTGTCTCCGGCGTGCGGCAACTGGTGAGCAGCAACGACAGGCAAACAGAAACGCCGCCGACGAGGGTCAGAACATCCTTACGCATAGCAACCTCCTCGCTATGTGAGCGCAACGCGACGGTCAACGCCGACGTCACGGCTCCTTTGCACCCATGGCAATCACTTTTTATCCCGACAACGCGCAGTTGCGGGGCCAGTCGCGCTTCATCCGATGCATCCCCCCTCCAGGATGTCGGCGACCTGACATTACAAAAGTTTTAGACCATGTTTGAAATTACGCAAGGCGGTTGATAACGGAGAGAAGGTGGGGAGGCGACGCCGCGCAGTGCGATGGAGATGCGCGGCGAGCGGCCTGGAGAGGCGTTTATTCGTAGTCGACGGCGGACGGATTTCTTTCGAAATAACGTTTGTAGAAATTTATGTAGTTGTTGTTGACTTTCATGGCGGTGATTTCGTCATAGCCCAGTTCCGTCGCTTCGTCGTCCCACAAACCTTCTCCGTCGAAGCCGTTGGCGAGCACGGAGTCGTCGCTCACTTCCGCCAGCTTGCCCATCAGGAACATGGGGTCTTGCGGGTTTTCATCTTCCAGGATCAGGTAATCATAGCGCTGTCCCAGGGTGGACAACGTCGTGCGCCAGTTGCTCAGGTCGCATTGAATATCGAACTCAACCTTCTCGTAGAGCCCCTCTTCCTTCAGCATTTGCGTCTGCAGGATATTGATGGCGCCCATGTAAACGTCGGTAATGTCGCCCATGCGAATCACCATCAAACCGTCGAGGTTGAAGTCATACACGTACTGCAACAGCACCAGCTCGTCGGAGTAATCCAGCACGAACGCCTGCAGGCAGTTCTCGTCCACGTCATCCCGCTCGATGGAGACCAGGGTTCCGTTTTCTTTGGCTTCTTTGATTTCTTCCAGCATAAGTTTTCTCAATGTTAGCGAGGACAGGCGCGTGAGTTATTTCGAGCGCCCGTCATAGTGATTCACTTTTAACGCGTCCAGATCCACCCCTTCCAGACAGCGGGCGTTGATCGCCGCCATCTTGGCGCCGGAGGGGTCGGTTCCCTCTCCGAAGGGGTGAATGCCGCAGGTGGGGCAAAACCGATGCTGGATAACGTGTGTGTTGAAGGTATACGTGCTCATAGCGTTTTCCCCGGACGTCAGCGTCAACTGCGACCGCGGCACAAACCACAGCAACGACCCTTTACGGGAACAAATGGAACAATTACACGCCAAAACTTCCGTCAGTTCGCCTTCCACTTCAAATGCGATTTTGCCGCAGTGACAACTGCCTTTGTAGTTCATAGTGGCTCCTTGAGTTTTGTTGCGATCAATCTCTATTCAGTTATCCAGCCAGACGTTGCGCAACGCCCGGATATAAACGGAATGAGGTTCGTCTTCATCCGCATTTCGTCTTTATCCAAACAAAGAAGGCCATCCTCCTGCAAAACGCCTTTCTGAACAAGTGTTGCGATGACAGCATCGGTGCGATCGGGGTAGGCGAGATAATCTTTACGCTGACCGGAACGAAACGGCCAGTCGTCATAGGTGTCGGAAACAAACTGAATGTCGTCGCCGATATTATTCATCAGATACCAGCACACGATGGTCGCCGAGACGGGATGGCCGACGATTTCATTTTGCGTACTGACGGGAAGATGGGCGAACGTGATGCGTTCTTGCTTGGTTTGGTTGACAAGTTCGTAGCCGACCGACATAGCGCTCTCGTAAAGATTGTTCAGGCAGGTAGAGCCTCCTCCTCCCCGCTTCCGTAGAAGACGAGGGGGAGGAAAGCCGTTTCAGCGCATTGCGCCGACGCTTAGCCTAACAATCCTGGCGCACGCCGACTACAGCAGGCGCAGGAAGGCGAACACGTCCAGGAAGCTGATGCGGCCGTCTTCGTTCAGGTCGTACTGACGGTTGTCGTCGTTGACCGGACGGAACAGCTGCTTCAACAGCATCAGCAGGTCGCGGCCGTCCACATCGCCGTCGCCATCGAAGTCGCCTTTCACTTCCTCTTTGACGCCATCGAGACTGATTTCCACGATGACCGGGTCATGGTCGGACGAGCGGTACGCGTCCGGGCTGTACAGGCTCAACACCTGAGCGTCGGTTTTGAACTCCACGTTGTAGTCCAGCACCTTCGGCTCATCGCCGTTGATGTGCCACTCGGAAACGCCAACCACCTGGGGAGCGAGAGAGGCGCTGGCCAAGGCGTGATCCAGATAGCCGGTTTCACCGGAGAACACGTAGGAATAGGCTTCGTCGCCGATCAGTTCCGCAGGCATGTTGTGATACCCCTGCGCCTGCAGCGCCGTGATGGGGTCTTCCTTGGCGTAGGCGTTCAGGTCGCCGATGATCAGCACGTCCGCGTCTTCCGCGCCGGTAGGATCGCTCGCCAGCCAGTCCGCCAGCGCTACCGCGGCTTCGCTACGCTTCGCGTTGTAACAGCCCTGGCCGTCGCCTTGATCCTGGTTGTCGCCTTCTGCGTTGGTGCAGCCTTTGGATTTGAAGTGGTTGACCACCACGGTGAGCTTGCCGTCGTTGTCATTCAAGGAGAATGTCTGCGCCAGAGGCTGACGGTTGAAGTCATCGAACGGATAGCTGCTCAAGGTCTTGGCGGCGCCGGCCGGGGTCACTTTATCCGCCTTGTAGATCATGCCCACTGCGATTGCGTCGCCGCCCAGGGACGACAGCCCCGGATTTACGA is drawn from Hahella sp. KA22 and contains these coding sequences:
- a CDS encoding GFA family protein translates to MNYKGSCHCGKIAFEVEGELTEVLACNCSICSRKGSLLWFVPRSQLTLTSGENAMSTYTFNTHVIQHRFCPTCGIHPFGEGTDPSGAKMAAINARCLEGVDLDALKVNHYDGRSK